Sequence from the Cucumis sativus cultivar 9930 chromosome 1, Cucumber_9930_V3, whole genome shotgun sequence genome:
TAAGGTTCCCCGAGGACAACTTTTTGGACAttacaaatcaaaattattacaacGGAATTGAGAAGCCTTCCTCAACACTACTCCATTCCattcttttcataaaaagtACAACTAATTACCATTCCAATTCCCTTTTCTcaaacaaacacatttttccttttcagaatttacaaatatttagattttatttgttaggTTAGAGATCgaaattgtatattttttttcctacaaCTTACAATAAAGTTAGTAGATGATGAAGACCATCTACCAAAAATTTGGAGAGAGAGGACAAGTTGAATAAAACATGCCACTGTACTCCACATCCACAATGATGCAAACCATCAAAAGaatcacattttaaaattttcttctaaagaaaaaatcttcatactatattaatattattaccTAAATGGAACGACgaatgaaagaataataaatatactTGTGTTGGATCTTTTTCAAAGGTGAAGTGCATTTACTAAGAAATACCAAActtgaattttagaaaaattgagaaaaataaaaactatatatatcacaaaaattctaacaattatgattatgattcgTCGGGATTCTCGTGATTCTCATTCATCTCTATGTCAATTGTCACCAACTAAATAAcccaaactttttttttcttttatatatataaaaatcaaaataaatgcaaataataataataatagaagaagAGCGCACCATCATCAACCACGCTCCGCCACTGTACACTATCCTCCCTTGGACGTGAAGaatatttaatatcaaattaccAAACTAACCTTCATGAGGTACTTGAATGTCACAACATCAGCGAGGGCAATATAGTAACAATGATAATGTAACTGCCACTCACGTGCTATCCACGTGAAAATATACGTTAGGCAGTTAACGACGCCGTTACATCTACACTAGCGTGGTTCTTGCAGCTAAGCGCTCGAAGTATCCTCCAAGTCGCCTCGCCGGAGCTCCAACCGCAGTGATATTTACTTTTGCTTTCGTTTGTTGGAAAAAGCGTCGACGAACTCCGGCGTACTTGTCTGCTTTTAATGTCGCTAAGCTCCATCTCCGCTGGAAACTTCACCATTCCGAACATTAACAAATACCACCGCGGCTTCGACGAGGTCCTTTTGTTCAGTGAATCAGGCTTCAGACCAGTTTTGATCGAACAATTACGATCGATTTCAGCCGTCGGTGAGAAAATCGAATTTGATTGACGATACAGCCTACGGTAATCAAGCGATCGGCTATTCCGTTTGAGATTGAATTTCGCACTGTTGGATCGAGAAACAGAGCTCTGCAATCCGGACAATGATTCTGAGCGTTTTCGAAATACAGTTTGTTTTCGACTAATCTCTTCCTTCCAGGAACTTTTATCGGCGGTAATACGCGTAGAGTGATCATTGTTGAGAGGGAGCAATCTACCGCAGAAGATCAAATCCTCTGCGGGAGAAATCTCGGAAGTGATGAGTCCAGCGGTGAAGAATTCGAAGAGATCAAGAGGTTCGGAGGAGGACCTACGTGAATTCTTGCGGAAGCTATCGGGATGAGTATGGGCGTCGGAGTTTTCTCTGTCCATGGGAAGATCGGAGAAGGAGAGAGATTCGTCGTCGGATTCAAAATCGTTATCGTCTTCGTGTTGATTGCGTTTAGAGGTTAAGGGATTGGATTCGGAGGTGTCGTCCATGGAGATTGTGTGGAAGAAGgaagataaaaggaaaaagggtgTGTTTGGAATTATGCAAATCTGTGAcgatgaaaatgatatataaatgcacaaaatttagagataaagagagagagatgataTCAATGTTTCCTTTAATGTTTGGATTTTAGTATCaaagtttgaactttttcttgCAGATTAATTAAGGaaagaaaatcttattttggagtataaaatattttaggaaaaCTTTTCTGTTTGGGGAAAATTTAATCATATGAccgttttttttattaatatcttACCGAAGATTGAAGATTTACTGAAgacttaaatttaatataaaaaaaattagaaggtAATATGGTAGAATGGACATCTTAAAGTACAAAGAGTCTCGAGTTCTAGGTAGACTAGCAAaactattaaatatatatatcatacgAAATATAATTAACCGTGATCAGTTGCACTTGATCTAATGCCTTATAGTCTCGAACACCATAAAACTTCTAACACTACTAGATTTACATGTAACTACATTGAATTGTTAGAGAAAGTATATTGTAAATAGCAGTGATTGATGGCTAAACCATAtactactttctttttaacttaattgtttgaaatgCAGTAGCTTCCATACTAGAGCAACGTGAGAATCTTTCACATAAGTTAGTTAAAAGAGCAAAACTAGATTAACAAAAGTGGCTTCGAATATCAAGACTCAAGTCCACGAGAgatttataatgaaaaagacACCTGCAAGATTTGATCATCAAATAAgaaattagaataattataaatgcAATTACTTTTACGCTATTAAATATACACATATCATGTCTTCATCTTCAAACTTTATAAGCTATACTAgtacaaaaattttcaaaataatatacaagATCCAAAgattaatataaacaaatttataagaCAAACAGTGgtcacattttatttataataaaaatgatttaaacgtttaaaagttttagaaataaaaaaataaatatatttaaaatttcataactaTTAAAAAACGAAAACCCTTAAAatgattagttaattaaatatttaagagagagttatgattttattttttttaaaattcaattgagTCTAATGCAAGATTTTAAAACAGAATTATAAAATCTTATCAATAAAGTATTATGTCATTCCTCCTTCAGCAAATctcattagaaaaaaaaaaagcaaataaagtATCACgtcatttctaattttgtaaatcaatactgacaaattaaaataatcatcaGTAAATACTCTTCTAGACAAAAAAAACATTAcgagaatgaaaaattaaataactcttttaaaaaagtattatgataaaaatattaaaaatatttataaaatacaacaaaatttaagattctATCAATACATTAATAAATCTCTATTGATTACGCCTGCTCGTATATATTATCGATACTCGacagtttattttattttattttattttaacaaaaaaccCTTGATTTAAATGTAGCCTTTgtaaaataggaaaattaatttaaattaaagaactcatttttttataaaccgtaaaataaagaattaaaaaaggtaaagaaatggaaaaggaaagtTGAAATTGGAGGTTACGGAAAATTGaagtattttgttttgttagaaACTTGTGGTTTGAGCCAATAAAAATGTAAAGCCTTCGGCAGCGATGGCTTCcgcaaatttaatttctagaAGATGAGGGAAGAAAAGGAAGCATTTGCTTGAGGAGACAGAGACCTTAGTTTACATAAATGCAATTTGTAGAATTTTGtgcacatttttcttttctttttctcatattgtttatttatttgaccTTTTCtctaacatttaatttaagttgttAACTTAAACACTCTTTTATTGTTTACCATTCAAAAATAATACTTgaattgtatatttaaaattttattccattgaatatatatagaagtgaatcaaataaatttgaatatagtattttgaaaattttaagttaaagttaaattcaataaaatattataaaaaaggTCTTCCAAAcatcattaatataattatttttttgtttttgtaggtTATTCTTTCTCtgaattacaaatttacaaaagatCATATGtattacttttcatttaaaatttggcaTTAACATCTTTAATATATAGTCAAACTAACCTTCCAAAAACATATTTGTCATAATATGAAGCTACCAAGAAAGATTATCTATCGTGCGCTAGTAtgttatttcaaatattatattttgttgctGAATATCATGAAAAATCTTGACTATGAGGATTGTAATAAATACATCATATGAATTcttcaaatgaaattatattttaagaataatatatacaatcataaaattaatataaattaaaaagaagaatagaCTGCAGATGTTGCCACATGTGTCAATGTCAGAAGTCAGAAAATAAAGGGTGATTAGTGAAACTAAAAGATGTTGACTAGGTGAGGTTGAACACATTGATTACACTTAGAAGTGTGtaattaaatgatattattttgtaagatcaatatagtaaataaaagTGTGTCACATACCAATCAACTTTCCTTTCCTTCTACTTTACATTTGTCACCTAataatctctttctttttcttttttcctttttcctttctttctatcAGTATCgtaacaaatttcttttttaaattcttatttatGACATCATTCTGTTGCCTTTTCTCTCTAAGAATTTACTTtattcaaaaagaaagaaaagaaagtgaaaattttgctattttcattattttaaaattttaaaatggctATTTTTGCGTACGACCTATAATACATGTGGTTTGGAGTCAaacatgtttaaatttaatctatgataattattttttcttcgaTATTATAGCGTTTGCTTTAAACATCTGCTTTTTCAGTCAAATCAcatatcattgatatatacatatatagcCACACTTGACCACTAGCTTTGTTTATGACAAATTTGAGTTGAGTGATTTCAGTAGATGACATAGAATCTCACActattagtattttgtttgatGCTTTGATGCTTAAGTGCTATTAGTGTTAAAGTGGTATTTAGTTTAAACATGAAGAAGACTACAAAACCTACGTGGTGGGGGTGcttctttatttatactaGAGTGGATATTCCCTAGAAATCTATGTTAAGAGGTATTACAATGTTAACGGGGTTATTCAAGAAAGGTTAGATAACTGGTTGCTTGGGACTTGATTATCAAACT
This genomic interval carries:
- the LOC105435774 gene encoding uncharacterized protein LOC105435774, which encodes MDDTSESNPLTSKRNQHEDDNDFESDDESLSFSDLPMDRENSDAHTHPDSFRKNSRRSSSEPLDLFEFFTAGLITSEISPAEDLIFCGRLLPLNNDHSTRITADKSSWKEEISRKQTVFRKRSESLSGLQSSVSRSNSAKFNLKRNSRSLDYRRLYRQSNSIFSPTAEIDRNCSIKTGLKPDSLNKRTSSKPRWYLLMFGMVKFPAEMELSDIKSRQVRRSSSTLFPTNESKSKYHCGWSSGEATWRILRALSCKNHASVDVTASLTA